In Cedecea neteri, a single genomic region encodes these proteins:
- the treR gene encoding trehalose operon repressor TreR codes for MQSRLTIKDIARLSGVGKSTVSRVLNNESGVSARTRERVEAVMQQHEFSPSRSARAMRGQSDKVVAIIVTRLDSLSENLAVQTMLPCLYEQGYDPIMMESQFSPEMVEEHLGMLRRRNIDGVILFGFTGINEKVLQPWRSTLVLMARDASGFASVCYDDEGSIHILMSTLYQQGHRDISFLGVPHGDVTTGYRRHHAYLAFCRDHDIVPNAALPGLAMKQGYEHVVEVLTPKTTALLCATDTLALGASKYLQQQNRSDIQLASVGNTPLMKFLHPEIITVDPGYAEAGRAAALQLIGQISQSQQLRQIVIPSHLQ; via the coding sequence ATGCAAAGTCGCCTTACCATCAAAGATATTGCCCGCCTGAGCGGCGTGGGGAAATCTACCGTCTCTCGCGTATTGAACAATGAAAGCGGCGTCAGCGCCCGCACGCGGGAACGGGTTGAAGCGGTAATGCAGCAGCATGAGTTTTCTCCCTCCCGCTCGGCGCGTGCGATGCGCGGGCAAAGCGACAAAGTCGTCGCCATTATCGTGACCCGCCTGGACTCCCTGTCGGAAAATCTGGCGGTGCAAACCATGCTGCCTTGTCTTTACGAGCAGGGCTATGACCCGATCATGATGGAAAGCCAGTTCTCACCAGAGATGGTTGAGGAGCATCTCGGCATGCTGCGCCGCCGTAATATCGACGGCGTGATTCTGTTCGGCTTCACGGGTATCAACGAGAAAGTGCTGCAGCCGTGGCGTTCCACGCTGGTACTGATGGCGCGCGATGCCAGCGGCTTCGCTTCGGTGTGTTATGACGATGAAGGCTCAATTCACATCCTGATGTCTACGCTTTATCAGCAGGGCCACCGCGATATCAGCTTCCTGGGCGTGCCGCACGGCGACGTTACCACCGGTTACCGCCGTCACCATGCCTATCTCGCTTTTTGCCGTGACCACGATATTGTTCCGAATGCCGCCTTGCCCGGCCTGGCGATGAAGCAAGGCTACGAGCATGTAGTTGAAGTCCTGACCCCAAAAACCACCGCTCTGCTGTGCGCCACCGATACCCTGGCGCTGGGCGCAAGCAAATACCTCCAGCAGCAAAACCGCAGCGATATTCAACTGGCGAGCGTGGGGAACACGCCGCTGATGAAATTCTTGCACCCTGAAATCATCACCGTTGACCCAGGCTACGCCGAAGCCGGTCGCGCCGCGGCCTTGCAGCTGATCGGGCAGATTTCTCAAAGCCAACAGCTGCGGCAGATCGTCATCCCTAGTCACCTGCAATAA
- the treB gene encoding PTS trehalose transporter subunit IIBC: protein MSKVKQQDIDKLIELVGGRENIATVSHCITRLRFVLNHPENAHPKEIENLPMVKGCFTNAGQFQVVIGTDVDDYYKALIATTGLDSADKEQAKTAARQNMKWHEQLISHFAEIFFPLLPALISGGLILGFRNVIGDLPMSNGETLAQMYPALKTVYDFLWLIGEAIFFYLPVGICWSAVKKMGGTPILGIVLGVTLVSPQLMNAYELGTKIPEVWNFGWFTIEKVGYQAQVIPALLAGLALGFIETRMKRIVPDYLYLVIVPVCSLILAVFLAHTVIGPFGRMIGDGVAFAVRHLMTGSFAPIGAALFGFLYAPLVITGVHQTTLAIDMQMIQSLGGTPVWPLIALSNIAQASAVVGIIICSRKQNEREISVPAAISAYLGVTEPAMYGINLKYHFPMLCAMVGSGLAGLLCGLNGVMANGIGVGGLPGILSIQPKFWGVYAIAIVIAVIVPIILTSIVYKRKFRQGTLLVV, encoded by the coding sequence ATGAGCAAAGTAAAACAACAAGACATCGACAAACTGATCGAACTGGTTGGCGGACGCGAGAATATCGCCACCGTCAGCCACTGCATTACCCGACTGCGTTTTGTGCTTAACCATCCCGAAAATGCCCATCCTAAAGAGATCGAAAACCTGCCGATGGTGAAAGGCTGCTTTACCAATGCCGGTCAGTTCCAGGTGGTTATCGGTACCGATGTGGATGATTACTACAAAGCGCTGATTGCCACTACAGGGCTGGACTCCGCCGACAAAGAGCAGGCCAAAACGGCGGCTCGTCAAAACATGAAATGGCACGAGCAGCTGATCTCTCACTTTGCAGAGATCTTCTTCCCGCTGCTGCCAGCGCTGATCAGCGGGGGTTTGATCCTCGGCTTCCGTAACGTCATTGGCGACCTGCCGATGAGCAACGGGGAAACCCTTGCCCAGATGTACCCGGCGCTGAAAACCGTGTATGACTTCCTGTGGCTGATTGGTGAAGCGATCTTCTTCTATTTGCCAGTGGGCATTTGCTGGTCTGCGGTGAAGAAAATGGGCGGCACACCGATCCTCGGCATCGTGCTGGGCGTTACGCTGGTCTCCCCGCAGCTGATGAACGCTTACGAGCTGGGCACCAAGATCCCGGAAGTGTGGAACTTCGGCTGGTTCACCATTGAGAAAGTCGGTTACCAGGCGCAGGTTATCCCTGCGTTGCTGGCAGGCCTGGCACTCGGCTTCATTGAAACGCGAATGAAACGCATCGTGCCAGATTACCTTTATCTGGTTATCGTGCCGGTATGTTCTCTGATCCTGGCAGTCTTCCTGGCGCACACCGTCATCGGGCCGTTTGGCCGTATGATCGGCGACGGCGTGGCGTTCGCTGTTCGCCACCTGATGACCGGCAGCTTCGCCCCTATTGGCGCCGCGCTGTTTGGTTTCCTGTATGCACCATTGGTGATTACCGGCGTTCACCAGACCACGCTCGCCATCGACATGCAGATGATCCAGAGCCTGGGCGGGACACCGGTTTGGCCACTGATTGCGCTGTCCAACATCGCACAGGCATCTGCGGTTGTCGGCATCATTATCTGTAGCCGCAAGCAGAACGAACGTGAAATCTCCGTCCCGGCGGCCATTTCTGCCTACCTCGGCGTGACCGAGCCGGCCATGTACGGGATCAACCTGAAGTACCACTTCCCGATGCTGTGTGCAATGGTCGGTTCCGGCCTGGCTGGCCTGCTGTGCGGCCTGAACGGCGTGATGGCGAACGGGATTGGCGTCGGCGGTCTGCCGGGCATCCTGTCCATTCAGCCTAAGTTCTGGGGCGTCTACGCCATTGCGATTGTTATCGCGGTGATTGTGCCGATTATCCTGACCTCTATCGTCTACAAACGTAAATTCCGCCAGGGCACGCTGCTGGTGGTGTAG
- the treC gene encoding alpha,alpha-phosphotrehalase, giving the protein MNITPPWWQNGVIYQIYPKSFQDTTGSGTGDLKGVIKRLDYLKTLGVDAIWLTPFYVSPQIDNGYDVADYCAIDPTYGTLEDFDLLVAEAHQRGIRLVLDMVFNHTSTEHGWFKQAQDKHSPYREFYIWRDGTPDILPNNWRSKFGGNAWQWQAETGQYYLHLFAPEQADLNWENPTVRAELKKVCEFWANRGVDGLRLDVINLVSKDQTFPNDVNGGDGRRFYTDGPRVHEYLREFSRDAFKPLGLMTVGEMSSTSLDNCQKYGALDGSELSMTFNFHHLKVDYPGGEKWTLAKPDYVELKSIFNHWQQGMHNVAWNALFWCNHDQPRIVSRFGHEGELRTTSAKMLAMVLHGMQGTPYIYQGEEIGMTNPHFSSIDQYRDVESLNMFAELRTLGRDSDTLMAILASKSRDNSRTPMQWDAGSNAGFSEGTPWIGLCDNYQTVNAEAAREDKESVFYTYQQLIKLRKTEPVLTWGNYQDLLPEHPLVWSYSRQHEGQTLVVAANLSAEAQWLQLEGHEGEWEVLMSNYADAAPKPAEMSLRPFEAVYWIKR; this is encoded by the coding sequence ATGAATATCACTCCTCCGTGGTGGCAAAACGGCGTCATCTACCAGATTTACCCGAAGAGTTTCCAGGATACGACCGGCAGCGGTACCGGCGATCTGAAGGGCGTGATTAAACGTCTGGATTACCTCAAGACGCTGGGCGTAGATGCCATTTGGCTGACGCCGTTTTACGTCTCGCCTCAGATAGATAACGGCTACGATGTCGCTGACTACTGTGCGATAGATCCGACTTACGGCACGCTGGAAGATTTTGATTTGCTGGTTGCCGAAGCCCACCAGCGCGGTATTCGCCTGGTGCTGGATATGGTGTTTAACCACACTTCTACGGAGCACGGTTGGTTCAAGCAGGCGCAGGATAAACACAGCCCGTACCGCGAGTTCTATATCTGGCGCGACGGCACGCCGGATATTCTGCCGAACAACTGGCGTTCGAAGTTTGGCGGCAATGCCTGGCAGTGGCAGGCGGAGACCGGGCAATACTACCTGCACCTTTTCGCGCCTGAGCAGGCAGACCTCAACTGGGAAAACCCGACGGTTCGCGCCGAGCTGAAAAAGGTTTGCGAGTTCTGGGCCAACCGCGGCGTGGACGGCCTGCGTCTCGACGTGATTAACCTGGTATCAAAAGATCAGACGTTCCCAAATGACGTGAACGGCGGTGACGGGCGTCGTTTTTACACCGATGGCCCACGGGTTCACGAGTACCTGCGGGAATTCAGCCGCGATGCCTTTAAGCCGCTTGGCCTGATGACCGTCGGCGAGATGTCCTCCACCTCGCTGGATAACTGCCAGAAATACGGTGCCCTCGACGGCAGCGAGCTGTCGATGACCTTTAACTTCCATCACCTCAAGGTGGATTATCCTGGCGGTGAGAAATGGACGCTGGCAAAACCTGACTACGTGGAGCTGAAGTCCATCTTCAACCACTGGCAACAGGGTATGCATAACGTCGCCTGGAACGCGCTGTTCTGGTGTAACCACGACCAGCCGCGCATAGTTTCCCGTTTTGGCCACGAAGGCGAGCTGCGAACCACCTCTGCGAAGATGCTGGCGATGGTTCTGCACGGTATGCAAGGCACGCCGTACATCTATCAGGGAGAAGAGATTGGGATGACCAACCCGCATTTCTCCAGCATCGATCAGTACCGCGACGTAGAAAGCCTCAATATGTTTGCCGAGCTGCGAACCCTTGGGCGCGACAGCGACACGCTGATGGCTATTCTCGCCAGCAAGTCACGCGATAACAGCCGCACGCCTATGCAATGGGATGCAGGCAGTAATGCAGGCTTTAGCGAAGGTACACCGTGGATTGGGCTGTGCGATAACTACCAGACTGTCAACGCTGAAGCAGCGCGGGAAGACAAAGAGTCGGTCTTCTATACCTACCAGCAATTGATCAAGCTGCGTAAGACGGAGCCGGTGCTGACCTGGGGCAATTATCAGGATCTGCTGCCGGAGCACCCGCTGGTGTGGAGCTACAGCCGTCAACATGAAGGCCAGACGCTGGTGGTTGCCGCGAACCTTAGCGCGGAAGCGCAATGGCTGCAGCTGGAAGGGCACGAAGGCGAATGGGAAGTGCTGATGAGCAACTATGCTGATGCCGCACCGAAGCCTGCGGAGATGAGCCTGAGGCCGTTTGAAGCGGTGTACTGGATTAAGCGTTAG